GCAAAAATAAATACGTATTTTAGCGCAGTCCTGTTACGTCTATCGATGAAGAAACAAAATCAATGCTCACATGCACACAAAGTTGGGTTTCTTTCAATGGTCATTGAGAAGGAGCGTTTAATTACGGTATTAGCAGCAAACTTGCTTGAGTGTCACCTGGTTACAACACGTGATCATGGTAAGCTACTTCCGTTAACTTCAGAGTATATTGATACCGTGGCAAGAGCAAGGCTGCACACGTAGTAGTTGTAAGGATGACGGAAAGTTCAGAAATCATTGCAGGCTTTTACCTGCGTCACAGTTAGGAGTGGGGGAATCCTTCATTTGACCTTCATCTGCTCTATAACGCAATGATTGTCTTATTCCCGCTGGAGCCGCCGAAAGAAATCAAGGGAGAACGTTTACTTGCGCTGACATTAAAGACCGCGCTTTCATTACCGGTTTTCATGCATTCTAATTCGAAAATGCCTTTTGCATATTACGTTCTGACGGTCCCAATAACGGTATCTCCTACGGAAATGTCAACCTCACCTTGATTTTGATCTGCCGAGCAGGTCTTTTCACACGCCTCCTTGGTTTCAAAATTGTTGGCGTTTCCGCTGCATCCGCCGAAGTAGAACTCTTCGCACTGGCTTGTCTCGGCGTTGAACCACCATCTGAGCAAGGGCATTTTGCAGAATCCTGGGTGGGCTGGCAGTCGACACCGGTCAGGAATGCCGGAAGCCGCTGCAAGGAACATGGGAACTAGAAAATACTTCCCACGAGCATGCAATaaaatttgaagagacaaatgtTGATGAAGCTACCTGTTGTGCACATAATTACATGTgagtttgacatgcgatcgcttTATAGTGGGTTTTAGAGCATGCAGCAGTTCCTAATGTACGTTCGAAGACCTGATTCAGACGATTACTACAAGTGGAAGTGCAGCTAAATGTAGAAAACGCATTTAAGTAAATTTCACCTTGTTCGTGTTTCTATTTCTGCCGATAACACCTTAAGCGAAGACGCAAACTCGTCAAGTCGTCATCGTGTGTCATTAACCCACAACTCCTGATATTTTTGTTGCAACGACGATTACACGGACACTTGATCCGCATTCGCGCATTCGCGCAGTCAACGTTTGCTTTGTTGCGCGTCCTCTATCCACGGCGTTTCCGGGTACCTGAAGTAGAAGTGTGCGTTTGGCTACAAAAGGGACGGAACGAAGTTTACGTATCCGCAACGTGGCGCTCAGTTGCAATGGCGGCGTAGCCAGGACACCGTTTTGTCTGTTTTCGATGGCACGGATCGAGTGCGCGCGCACATTGCGAGCACACTATAGCGTTCCTAGTGAGGTGCTGCGTGTATGCGCCGGTCTGAGTGTGACAGTCGCTATGTGTCAACCCGACGTAATCGACTATTTCACTGGGCACTGACTGACGCCGGCCGTTTCACGTCGGTGCCATCTCGTGCGCCACGCAGCTTCGAAGCCTGCGACCCGGCTGTCAGCGCTCTCGATCACGCCGCCATTCTGAGATGCCGGGACGCTTTCGCCTCTGCCCAGCGAGACTAGTCTCACGTGCTTCGTCGTACAAACCGGTCGCACCAACGTATAGTTAGAACACCGTGCAATGGCTTCAAGCGTCACTGTAAGCAATTCTATCACTGTCAGTGATTCTCCCTTCGGCCCACACGGGGAAATATTTTCACTGCACTAACACATCCAgtgattgaaaaagaaatgtaagcGTTGCGGCATAATAATTTGCAGACTGCCAAAAATACGTGCCTAGCAAATTCAGAAATTAATAAAGTCGCTGTTTTACCAGCAGACCTAATGTCCCGATATGATGTCGGCCATCATATTTGTAAGTGCACGGGTGGTACAGATGTTTGGAGAGCAGTTGTATTCGCAAGTACTTTGTGAAAATAATATACAATATCGGCATGACTTTTTATTACGCGTACTCTTAACCTATTCATCTTATCTTGGCTTTGATGTTCGTCACTTTCTGAGCATGAAATTTCCCAATTATTTGGTCGTTGTCGAATTCAAGGGACAGCAAGACAGTCAGAGTTGAAGACCTGCATCCTAATAGTTAGGAATTCTTTCATATCTCGGACCTGAGATGATATTTGAGGCACTTTGTCGGCGTTATTTCTCCGCAACTGGTTTGTATTATAATGCATCCTTTTTAAAATGCGAGTTTTTATATGAAAATTAACAGTCCCCATATTTTATTTTGCATCAGTGTAACCGATTTAACATTTACTGATTTACATTAAGTAAATGTCTTTATTCATCGTCTCCTTTAAAATAAAGAGCGTCAGTGTGTCTACAGAACGGTCATGttcttagagtcttgttcgtaaccttgtcgggaccaggtgttgatttgccattaaggtcctGGAGAtctgcgcggatctctgactcgtgaacttcttcatcgagtgtcacatttgtctctccagtgtaatctccgtgttgaacatcgggccgttgagggaagtacttgactagcaggcgtgtcacgagctggtgatcactcgtggtagcctgttccttgtgcaaaaggcgttgcaggtttgcttgctgagcagacttgctctgcgtttcccccaagaggtggcgaagcagacgccacgtgctgccattgcggagctgcccatcgactgcgttgcagatgtcataccactgtttgcggcttaaggtccggcaatgttcttccagctggcgattgatatgtgcgatcttcttacgaagctttcggttgtgcctttgctttttccatcttgcgtttagtgacgtcttggcttcccagaggtgggcagtcggctgtcgatcttgtcaatctggacttcgggtgcgagcgtcggcatcgccttgttcatgtcgtcgttgagcgtcttCATCtatgcctcgatgtcatcgatgttctcctcacctctctgttcaactcgctgctttcggaatttgtcccagtccgtccatttgaatagcttaggaaaagggggtgtatccgcctgaggaattcgtgtttctatgatcatgtggtcactacaCAGTTTATATCCCACCTTTTAGGAAGTAAATCTGCCATTGCTAGTTGAGGTTGGTGTTGTCGCCTGTCTGTAGGTCCCTGTAGCGTCGTGTGTGCTACATGAAATATTACGCAGAAACCACCGTTTGTGAACGGAGAGACAGACGAACCGGCACGCAAGAGACCTAAATCGATCATCTACTCCAACCCTGACTACGAAATTTGACATTAGCACTGATTGTGCTTCCAAGATTAACTTTCTGTACGTAGTCGTCAAGCACTAGCTGGCCTAAATGTGGAAGCGGAATAGGCGCTAATCATACTAGAGGAAACGATAATCAGTGATAtttagttgttgttttttcttagtCAATGAGCGCACTTTTCACGCCATGTGGCTTGAGAAAGAGTAGTGATAAAGAGCAGTGTGATAAAGAGTTAAGTAATCAGGTAGAAAACCACGTTGCATTTTTATGCCTGTTCCCGTGACGCTGGAAAATGTTTGCGTGTGGTAGACGCCGATACCACAGATGACGTAATGATCAAACAGCTATTCTGCAAAAATGCATCAAGAATAACACTTCCAATCTGACGGCGCTGTTGTCTATGCTTGCCTCAGCACACAACTCATGTAACCCGTTTAAACACGCGTTATATTTGCACACGGCTCAGCGGCACGCTGTGAGGTTCCCACAACCGTTCGCATCATGTGGCGCTGATGCAGCACCCGAAGCAATGGTGATTAGGCCGTGGCTATTGTATAAAGCAAGGTCGAAGACCTCACGTTGAGATGGCACTAACGCCGACAACGTTAAGTTACTTGGCTTCGAATTATCACTCCGGATCAAGCAACGTCTAACTTGTCAAGCTTGTACAGTCTTGTATAGGTGGACTCAGTTCAGTGTCAATAGCTCTGTGCAAGAACACTTAAGGACGCTCTACGGCTCCGTCAGAACGGACGAGCGCGTTGGCATCATATAGCACAGCAGGAAGCACGCTACGTCGATGCTTCCGAGGTGGGGCGAAGAAAGAGCTTGGAACTGACAATCTCTCCATAACGCCTGCAGGCGTATTCCATATATGTACTCGAGCTCTAAGAACAGAAAGCGCTCTGCTTGTGGACAAATAATTCCGGGGCAACTACGGTTTCCTCGATTCTTCAAATAAGGGAGACAATCGTCGAATACACACGCTGCATGAGATGTAGACAAGGATGCGAGACGCGGCACTGATTCGATTCTTGGGCTGCGAACAATAAAGAGTCGTATATGGTGGTTATAGTTTTGCTCAGGGCGCTCGTACGCAAAAAACAAAATGTATGCGCGGCCCCATATTTACTCAAAGATTCACTCCTTCATTTTAAACTCCAGTACTTTGCCATCTAGTCGGAAAGACTGCATTTGTAGTTCTCCGCATCAGATTTCAGGACGCTATTCTAGGTCACTAATCTTGAATGACAAAATCTTTAATAAATGTTCGTAAAATTTTCAAAGAAACAATGCTTTTATATTTGTTGTGGCCTTACGTAAGGTTACATTTCTCAAAACAATGCTTACCCGTTACATGCCGTCACTATATACCACTCATATGCAATAAAAATTAGCGTTTATGAAACACGTACCAAAGGCAGCACCGATGAGTGCTAGAAGAATGTAGGACTTCATGCCGCCGTTCATTCTCTGACACCCTTATGCAGCCTCTGTGAGCTATGACTTTATAGCAAGCATAAATAGCAATTGCTGGAATTTCCAAGCTTCTTATCGGCCTGCAGATTGTTTGCCACGAGCCGGCAATGTCACATGGATCCGTGAAACAATAGACCCTGATAAACAGTTCCTGATACGCTATCACTGCTGCGCAACCAGGTCTGCAAAGCTCGTTGAGAATGAAAAACATTGGCACTCAGTCGAACCACCAGAATAAAATTTACAATTTATGCATTAAGTAAGCATATCTTACATTGAAGGCTATGCGCTCCGCAACTCTAGAGTCTTGTTTTTTTCAGGTATTCGACAACTGACGTCCATTCTTTCTTCCAAAACGctgtgagaaagaaaaaagagctcCTTTGAAAGTCCGACTTCTGTTATGGTCACGCAAACAGAGTCGCAATACGATCAGTCCTAATTTTCCTAAGAGTTTCCTAAGTGGAAAGAaccaaaaaaaaatttagcaCATGCAATGTTGCAGTGCTCAAACTTCTATTTTAAGTGGCGCATGGTGTGGATCACACCTCCAGTTTCAGTGAGTAGAAATTCAGGAGCTTCACTCATTGCCTACTCACAGTATTGTCCACTGCAGTTAGAAAGGAGGTTTCCCGCACTGTGGCAGTTCCGTAGTGATCGTACAGGGAGTAGTTCACTTATGGCTAGATGATTCGCGTGCTTGTCAGCAACAAATTCTAATGTTATGTTTCTTTAGTCACATCCTGTTTAGTGTGCCTGATGTCAAGGTGCATATATGTCAGTGGCTCTCCTGACGCCAtattgttagtcagcgctgtttcCCTCCTATTCAGTGCAACGCTTACAGAAATTTTCTAGTCATGTGCTGGGCGCCTATTGTTGAGGTACTATATCTTCAAGGTCGTTCTACGCTTTCGAAATAGACTGCCATAGTACCTAACAAGAACTGGGATTTCTACTGATGCAAACTCTCTCCGAAGAGCGAAATTTTTCTCTCGCCTGTGAAGGAAATATCCGTCTGAGGTATCCAAAAGACATTAAGTGTTCTGACAGATCAACTAGTCGCACTAGTTATTAATTAGTTTCCCTCTCTTGGCTAACCAACAGCTTCACCTGAGTTGACTGTTCGACTGAGCGCTGAGTTCGAACCACGTAAAGTGAGACTAAGTTATCAACTTCAACTGGCGTTCCCTGCAGTGATTGCGTTTCTTTTACCAACACAGCCTTCCCCATATGTATCAAATGGCGAAAACATCGATGCTGTTAGGTACGTTCACATTTATTAATTTGGTATATTTCTTCGCTTCGTGCCTTCGGGCATTTCGGTAGGAAGATTTATTTAATGAAAGAAAACATACACAAATCACTTCTCTAGTCCATGGAAGGAAGCCTAACGAAGAATATTATAACAATATCGGGGAACAAAACATTCAAATCTTTTGTTGGGCTTATAACAAAAATGTGAGGGGGGATAACCCAAAAATAACCTCAAAGATTTTCCTCTCATGGTGAAGTCGTTTCGAAAGTTAAATGGCCGGCTTGAGGCACAAATTCCTACAGATTAAATTGTCAGAGTTAATGTACTTTCTGCTAACAATTCTGAGATTTCTGCCGTGGTTTGACAAGTCACTCGAATTTATTCCTGTGGCGCCCAACGACACCGCAACTCGAGGAACCATGGTGTCTGCAAGTGTGGCCCTACCGTCCTCACAATCACATGGTGCAGTTCGCGCAGGAAGACGCAGAGCAATATGCAAATGGCGCGTTTCGCGGCTCTCGCGCTACCAGCAACTCAAGCAAGAAATTCTTACCAAGGTATTATCTCGCCTTCACCTTCCGCCAGCAAACCAGAACATGTACGAGGGCCTCAAGACTACCTTCTTACAACACATTAGCGTACCAGTGGCCCATCAACTACATAGCACGCCACAGTCTCCATCAACGGCTGACGCTTCTGAAGGAGTGGCTCAACCTACGTCGAAGTCTTAGCGATCTCCGCTTGGTGAATGTCCGCCACTGCTCGAAACCTACACCATAGGAGCCGTTGTGGGGAGACAATACGACTACTGGGCCTCGCTCACACGTCTCGTTCGTTCCACGACGACAAACAACTTTCCGCCCTACTGCCCAACCCACCAACCCCCACCTTGCATTCACCCCCGAGCGTACCAAGGCGTCGGCGTGCACTACACCCGAGTTACATGCTGCcgacccccccccctcgcccctgTGTCCATGCCGTGGAGATGATACATCCGTGAGCCGTGCTTTGATGGCTGGCGAGCCGTCATTCAATGCGCCTGTTCCGAGTGAGATCCTGCGGCAACAGTGTGGTCAGACGGTTTCCCTAGCTATCACGTACACTGCACTGTCTAGATACGCCAGTGTATTTCCTGTAGGAGCCTTCTGCGCCCTCTCACAGTGCACGTTGCGTGGCTCGGCTTGCACGCCAAGAAACACTGCCTTGACGATTGCCCGCAAAATAGGTGCCTCTTCAATCCTCTAGTTAAGTACTCGGCGTTCGAGAATTCATCCCCAGCGCAGCAAGCAACTCCGCTGCTTCCCAACTTTACGTCGCTAGATCCACCTAATTTTCCACAAGTGCCAGGTGAGACGCTGCTATCACGCACTTTGAAAGCGCCCGACATCAACACCTAACCTTTGTTCACAAGTACTACCAACACCCAGACAATGTGATAACCTCGATCGAGCAAGCTGGGTCCCATCGTCGCGAGCTTGAAACCCTGGTCGCAACGTGAGCCGGTGCCAGATCCGATGTTGCTATCGCAACCTTCATCCCTCGACGAGCTCATACTGAGGCGTGGTCACCGTGGCAACCGCGTTCGCCGTACTACTCTGAACTCGATCATCCATGCGCACCGACCATGCAGCAGCTGCAGCTTGGAGAATGAATGGCATCGCACTTGTGTGCTCCGCGGTGCAGTAATATCGGAGCTATATTTATCAAGCTAGCGCCACGAAAACCTCGTCCACTCCTGCACTCCAAAGCCAGACTACAAAAGTGAAACCCGTATATTTCGTCGTTCCGTCTGGGCGGAGTTCCTGTAGCGCCCATCGACAAGGTCGGCACACTCAGCCGCCGCCATGGTGCCGGGCAAGAAACACGGGGAGAGAAAAGATGGGCGCTGTGTGCTCCATACGCAAGCACGAAATGCGCTGCGTTGTTCTAAAAGCGTGCTACGCTGGTCCTCTAGTTCTGGCACTCCTCTGAGACTCCTCTGTGCCCTACATTGCCTTCAAAGTCTCTGTCATACAAACGGAACTGCCCAACCCTGCTAAACCTCGAGTTCGCCTATAGACACACGGAACCACTGTGATCATTCTCACAAACGTTCTCATACGGTAGTACATATACTGGGCGACATGGGTTAAATATAATCGCTGTTGACattttaacgtgacagcgttaaggagctcgtgtcgcagaaaagccggtgtcagcGGCTTTTCAGCGACGTTGGCTGTGAGCGATAAATCctagaaggcacttcataaataaaaaaacatccTGCAAGgtgggctggtgggaatcgaaccagggtctctggagtgtgagacggagacgctaccactcagccacgagttcgtaCTTGCAAAGCGGCACAAAATCGCTTcttgtgaatgcggtgttgccttagaaccgtgccgtagaaagttatactgcggtgtatatcggtaattatgatcacgtaacttacagaagtcgcagtttcacgagtagcgaagtacgtttcctctACAtgtcttctgcgctctgcgcacacgcagagccatcttgcggcaaacacagaagacctcctcctcgcaatgtacggcgctgccccgacacatggcgcgccactcgccccatgattaAAGCCCCTGCATGGCGTGTCGGGGCCCGGCTATCTGTGCctatcgcgacgtttggctggcgtagcgcgtttgagtaggcggtgcgaacggagtgcgataacgctatcgcgttccactcatgaaggcgaagcttaagcgtcctccaatgttCCCTTTTATTCTGCTCATGTTTAGTCCTCTATTTTCCATAGCCGCTAGTGTTTTGAAATCTAAGTGGCGCGGTAGATTTCATCTTAAGTAGGCAGGGAAAAAGACACTCAGATACTGATATTCTACTGCGTTATAGACAACACAATTGCTTGTAGACAAACAAGGATAAACCATAATTTTTAATTATCGATAATAGGCTGAGTCGGACACATATAATTGCATCCACTTTTCtcacggggagagagagagaaagaacccTTGAATGAAAGGCAGTGATCAACAATTTGTTTCTGCCTGACGCCACTGAACAAATATCCTCAGTATACTTTTCTATACATTTTGCCAATACTGCTCTAATGCCTTTATATATGCAATATCGGCGATATTCCGATATATCCCATCATGTTTCGTCGAACTTGAATGCAACTCTGTGCATCTCTGTGCTAACTACGGAACTCATAGGTATACAAACTTGTTTATGCGTACTATAAGTAAACGCTACAATGCTAGAGTGGCATTGCGGCAGCTGCTGAAATTCCTTCAAACGAGAATTGAACACATGCCATGCATTTGAATCGATCAAAAGCTAAGAAGAGGGGAGTCGACGTGGCAGCGTGCCTATTTCGGAGCACGAACTATTGGTAGAAAAGCTAAGGCAAAAAAAGTAAAGTACTCGTGCCTTAGCTTTAGTCTCAGTTCTTCGCGCTTCAGATCAGCCATTTTAACTGATTCAATAACTTATCATCACTTGATATCCTATTTCCTATAAACTGTGACATTCCACAATTTATTATGGAAGGAATCTGCTGTTGCGTTTATAATTTTGGAGGCAATCTTTTTCTGCATTCAATTTTCCAatgaaaattatttttgtacaCCGGTAATGTCAGTGTAAAACACACTTTACTACTTTAGTAACAAGCCATGTCAAATAAAATGCCGGGCTTGCCTGTGGACTTCACGAATTGCCGTTAACGCAGGGACGGCGAAGCATGTTTGGACCCATCGCAACATTCTTGCACACAAGGACATCCGTGATAATCTGGTTCTATGACTCATAGGAACGCGCTACATTTATAGGACCAATTTCGTTGAGGGCTTCAGATTAATTAAAAGCACCCGCGATCCTTCAAAGTTTTGGCAACTGTTCTCGCATTTCCACCCATCGCAGTGCAATGGGTGACAACGGTGAGGGTGCACCCTCGGACCTGCAGCACCTGCCTGCGTATAGCAGAAAACACCTGATAACATTTTAGGATTTGCCCTGTAACCAGGTGCTCAACACAGTCCGCACAAAACGGGCTAAAGAATAAGAAGGCGGTTGGTAGTGGAACCAGGTGAACTACAGCGCTTTTCTTGCTGAAGACATCGTGCAAAGTATGAAGCAGGTTTGAAATATACAGCGGTTCCCTTAGCCGTGACATTTCCCGTCTTCACTTTCTAGAAGGACAAAATTTACGCCTTGAAACCACCGTGTCCTGTTTGGTCCAATCCGTGTCTCAGTGTCAACTGCAGCGAAAATTTTCGGAGAGTGAACACGGCCAGACTTATTGTGGTAACAAATCAAAGTTTAGCAAGAATGATTAACACACACCTGTGTACGCAACGACGAGATGCCTGAAGTGTGGGTAACCAACAATCCAAAAGCCATAAATAATGAATAGGCTGCCACACATTCCGGTTGCCCAGGCCGGTGCAATTGAGAGAAAGCAAATTTTCATGGCGTTAGACCCTGGGAGTTCAAGAAGACTGCGTTCGGTAATGCATGCAACAATAATCCAAGGCCACACGTATGGGACCCCAGATGTCACGGCGAATAAATGCAGCTACTGATTATACCTAAACAGAAACCAACGCACAAATGTGATGTATATACCAGTTAGCGCCTTATCAAGTGTCTGATAATTAAAGAAGATGAAAGCCATGTTGTAGGATATGATGGATGACGCGGCAGCCTGGAAGTCACTGAAAGCCGCCCGAAAATTCAAATTAAGGTCCTTAACCCCGTGACAGCCTCAGAGAATCCTCTGGCATTACTTAACAATACACTAGAAAAACAGCCGCAAGCTGTCAGTGTTTCGCTTTCAGCTGACTCTCCTTCTTGCAGGCTAGTAATAGATTACAGTACTACTTAGTAATCATACTTCTTCCTGCAAAGAATTATGTTGGCTAGATTCACAACAAAGCGTTTTATTTTTACAATAGCGCCGCAAGAAACAAGATTCATCTTCGAGTGTTTTAATAAGGACTTCTACAGTGCCGGTAGCCTGTGTTTCTACAAAAGTTATTTTGTCAGAGACGCAGAATTATTCTTTTTGTCGGCATCTCATTACATTTCTTGTCGCTTCGTGGTTGCCGTTTTCCCGGCACGCGTCTCAGCAAGCACTGTCTTCTCAGCGCGCAGCCTCTGTCGGCACTGACTCATAGCGAGCGCTTTGCATATGCCACGCGCGGCTAGGGCCGTACGGGTATTGGAGATGCGCAGAAGAACATGCAGTCGCGGCGAGACTCAAAGTTGTGGCTGTTGCTCTCGCAGCGACCGTACACAAAGGGGCGGCAGGTTTTGGCGTTGGGGTCGTAGCAGGAACGCGGGATGGCAGCTTGGCAAGGTCCCGCATGCGGTAGGTTCTGACAAACGGATGCAGCGGTTTCAAACGCTGCaggaaaagcaaaaacaaaattcaAATCAGCCACAGGTTACTGTCATTCAACAATGCCTTCTCTATTACGAGCTGCACGTCAGCGCTAAATCTCGCCAATGCCTTCAGATATTGATTATCAAAACTTCTAGCACAACGCGCTTAGCGAAACGCAAAACAAGAAAAATTCGCTGCGAGCATCTACAAAAGCAGTCAGAAACACTTAACACAGATGTTCTTTTTAAATGCGCAGGGGAGCTGGTGACTTTGGAGTCACAACCTTCGCATGGCTTTTAATTTCTTTTGcatcttttcatttctttctctttttctgtcGGTTTTTTTTGTTACCAGAACACATTTGACCAAGTCCTCGATATATTTTCCGTGTATTTGAGGCAACCTCACTTGCTTCTGTGCAGCAGAAGATCCACTCGTGCACTTCTGCTGCCAAGGAGCGGTGGTATATTCACATAAATGAGTTACCAAATAAGATAGCTACAATGACGGAGTCATACCACCGAATAGAAGCTTCCCACTTCAGTCATATTTGTTATAACAAAGTGGCGATCTTTACTATCGGAGGTACACGTAGACCAGCAAGACATGCTCACTCGTCCGGCTACCGTAATTCCAGTCAAATGAAAAACAATCAGAGCtagctaaaaaaaataaaaacaaagcttTCAAACCATCAACGCTGTTTAAGATGGGTTTGATTTAAAACTCTCTCATGGAAAGGGGGAGGACAAATCTGCAGATTTTCAGAGGAATCAGGAACTTAGCCAAAGACAGATTGCGTAGGTTACCTGCCGCATTCGTGCATGATATGTCTGCACATCACACAGCGTCAAAAAGCGGCTCAGAAAGCGCTTTTCTACAGATGTACCATAACCTATTTCTGGGCATGC
The sequence above is a segment of the Dermacentor variabilis isolate Ectoservices chromosome 7, ASM5094787v1, whole genome shotgun sequence genome. Coding sequences within it:
- the LOC142589089 gene encoding thrombin inhibitor hemalin-like isoform X2 produces the protein MNGGMKSYILLALIGAAFAASGIPDRCRLPAHPGFCKMPLLRWWFNAETSQCEEFYFGGCSGNANNFETKEACEKTCSADQNQVFAGSVCHQPPSSGPCKAAFMRFYFDARSNSCRTFVYGGCNGNGNNFRTASECKQACGGRKAPFWKPR